The Stenotrophomonas maltophilia genome includes a region encoding these proteins:
- a CDS encoding amino acid permease — translation MFKQLWATKHPHAAHEDANGLSLRRHLGPWGLTALGIGAVIGGGIFVITGQAAANHAGPAIMLSFVLAAICCAFCALAYAEFASMVPVSGSAYTYTYATFGELSAWFIGWMLVLEYGVSASAVAVSWTGYFLSLLSQFDIHLPAALVSAPLDAQLRPTGAIANLPAAALVLLLTWLCYVGISKSSAMNMAMVVLKTGLIVLVIVVGWKYVDTSNWTPFIPANEGPGKYGMEGVLRGAAMVFFAYIGFEAVSVAAQESKNPQRDMPFGMMLSLVICTVLYIAMAAVMTGLVPFQLLGTDEPVVTAVAAHPQLGWLRWVVEVGALVGLSSVVLVMIIGQPRIFMIMGRDGLLPPVFTRIHPKYRTPHINTVITGIGIALLAALFPLDILGELTSMGTLIAFAAVCAGVLILRRTQPDLPRPFRMPMAWLICSLGVLSCLALLSAMTMYNWMLMGVWTFVGFVIYFCYGFRHSRLRVE, via the coding sequence ATGTTCAAGCAACTGTGGGCCACCAAGCACCCGCATGCCGCCCATGAAGACGCCAACGGCCTGAGCCTGCGCCGCCACCTCGGCCCCTGGGGCCTGACCGCCCTCGGTATCGGCGCGGTGATCGGCGGCGGCATCTTCGTCATCACCGGCCAGGCCGCCGCCAACCACGCCGGCCCGGCCATCATGCTGTCCTTCGTACTGGCCGCCATCTGCTGCGCCTTCTGCGCGCTGGCCTATGCCGAGTTCGCCTCGATGGTGCCGGTCTCCGGCAGCGCCTACACCTACACCTACGCCACCTTCGGCGAGCTCTCGGCCTGGTTCATCGGCTGGATGCTGGTGCTCGAATACGGCGTCTCCGCCTCGGCGGTGGCGGTCAGCTGGACCGGCTACTTCCTCAGCCTGCTCAGCCAGTTCGACATCCATCTGCCAGCGGCGCTGGTCAGTGCGCCACTGGACGCACAGCTGCGCCCCACCGGCGCGATCGCCAACCTGCCGGCCGCCGCACTGGTGCTGCTGCTGACCTGGCTGTGCTACGTCGGCATCAGCAAGTCCTCGGCGATGAACATGGCGATGGTCGTGCTCAAGACCGGCCTGATCGTGCTGGTCATCGTGGTCGGCTGGAAGTACGTGGACACCAGCAACTGGACCCCGTTCATCCCGGCCAACGAAGGCCCCGGCAAGTACGGCATGGAAGGCGTGCTGCGTGGCGCGGCGATGGTGTTCTTCGCCTACATCGGCTTCGAGGCGGTGTCGGTGGCGGCACAGGAGTCGAAGAATCCTCAGCGCGACATGCCGTTCGGCATGATGCTGTCGCTGGTGATCTGCACCGTGCTGTACATCGCGATGGCCGCGGTGATGACCGGCCTGGTGCCGTTCCAGCTGCTGGGCACCGATGAGCCGGTGGTGACTGCCGTGGCCGCGCATCCGCAGCTGGGCTGGCTGCGCTGGGTGGTCGAGGTCGGCGCGCTGGTCGGCCTGTCCTCGGTGGTGCTGGTGATGATCATCGGCCAGCCGCGCATCTTCATGATCATGGGCCGCGACGGCCTGCTGCCGCCGGTGTTCACCAGGATCCACCCGAAGTACCGCACCCCGCACATCAACACCGTGATCACCGGCATCGGCATCGCGCTGCTGGCGGCGCTGTTCCCGCTGGACATCCTCGGCGAGCTGACCTCGATGGGCACGCTGATCGCGTTCGCCGCAGTCTGTGCCGGCGTGCTGATCCTGCGCCGTACCCAGCCGGACCTGCCGCGCCCGTTCCGCATGCCGATGGCGTGGCTGATCTGCAGCCTGGGCGTGTTGAGCTGCCTGGCGCTGCTGTCAGCGATGACGATGTACAACTGGATGCTGATGGGGGTGTGGACGTTCGTCGGTTTCGTGATCTATTTCTGCTACGGGTTCCGGCACAGCCGCCTGCGGGTGGAGTAA
- a CDS encoding 1,2-dihydroxy-3-keto-5-methylthiopentene dioxygenase, producing MSRLRIYDDTRPESPLLDTQDGAVIAAELQKIGVTFERWQATAPVAPGASQEEVFAAYRADIDRLVAERGFKSVDVASIAPDNPNRAELRKKFLDEHFHKEDEVRFFVAGSGLFTLHVGDKVYEIECVKDDLIAVPDGTTHWFDMGDEPSFVAIRFFTEPDGWVGHFTGTDIAQKFPRYVPTQAS from the coding sequence ATGAGCCGACTGCGCATCTACGACGACACCCGCCCCGAATCGCCGCTGCTGGACACCCAGGACGGCGCGGTCATCGCTGCCGAACTGCAGAAGATCGGCGTCACCTTCGAGCGCTGGCAGGCCACCGCGCCAGTCGCGCCGGGCGCCAGCCAGGAGGAAGTGTTCGCTGCCTACCGTGCGGACATCGACCGCCTGGTCGCCGAGCGCGGCTTCAAGAGCGTGGACGTCGCCTCGATCGCCCCGGACAACCCGAACCGCGCCGAGCTGCGGAAGAAGTTCCTCGACGAGCACTTCCACAAGGAAGACGAGGTGCGCTTCTTCGTCGCAGGCTCCGGCCTGTTCACCCTGCACGTGGGTGACAAGGTCTATGAGATCGAGTGCGTGAAGGACGACCTGATCGCCGTGCCCGATGGCACCACCCACTGGTTCGACATGGGCGATGAACCGAGCTTCGTGGCGATCCGCTTCTTCACCGAGCCGGACGGCTGGGTGGGTCATTTCACCGGCACCGACATCGCGCAGAAGTTCCCCCGTTACGTACCTACCCAGGCGTCCTGA
- a CDS encoding AGE family epimerase/isomerase, producing the protein MSTSPDFRSPAFLRAHIADTMAFYHPRCIDPDGGFFHYFRDDGSVYDASHRHLVSSTRFVFNYAMAYREFGNAEYREAVEHGVRYLREVHRNPATGGYAWTLRDGKVEDDMNHCYGVAFVLLAYSCALKAGVEQAREWMDETWQLLEARFWEPQHGLYKDEADGQWNFTGYRGQNANMHMCEAMLAAFEASGEQRYVERALQLADNMTRRQAAKAGGLVWEHYDENWEIDWDYNLDDPKHLFRPWGFQPGHQTEWAKLLLILDRHVQADWLVPTAQHLFDVAVARSWDEARGGLYYGFAPETRRQPGMDGAPIGGDSFVCDDDKYFWVQAETLATAALMAKRTGDDRYWQWYERIWAYSWEYFVDHQYGAWFRILDADNRKYSDEKSPAGKVDYHTMGACYEVLNVLR; encoded by the coding sequence ATGAGCACCTCGCCCGATTTCCGTTCGCCCGCGTTCCTGCGCGCGCACATCGCCGATACCATGGCGTTCTACCATCCGCGCTGCATCGATCCGGACGGCGGCTTCTTTCACTACTTCCGGGATGACGGCAGCGTCTACGATGCCAGCCACCGCCACCTGGTGAGCAGCACGCGCTTCGTCTTCAACTACGCGATGGCCTACCGCGAATTCGGCAATGCCGAGTACCGCGAGGCGGTCGAGCACGGCGTGCGCTACCTGCGCGAGGTGCACCGCAACCCGGCCACCGGTGGCTACGCCTGGACCCTGCGTGATGGCAAGGTCGAGGACGACATGAACCACTGCTACGGCGTGGCGTTCGTGCTGCTGGCCTACAGTTGCGCGCTGAAGGCCGGTGTCGAGCAGGCCCGCGAGTGGATGGACGAAACCTGGCAGCTGCTGGAAGCGCGCTTCTGGGAGCCACAGCACGGCCTGTACAAGGACGAGGCCGATGGCCAGTGGAACTTCACCGGCTATCGCGGCCAGAACGCCAACATGCACATGTGCGAGGCGATGCTGGCGGCGTTCGAGGCCAGTGGTGAGCAGCGCTATGTCGAGCGTGCGCTGCAGCTGGCCGACAACATGACCCGCCGCCAGGCGGCCAAGGCCGGCGGGCTGGTCTGGGAGCACTACGATGAGAACTGGGAGATCGACTGGGACTACAACCTGGACGACCCCAAGCACCTGTTCCGCCCGTGGGGCTTCCAGCCCGGCCACCAGACCGAATGGGCCAAGCTGTTGCTGATCCTCGATCGCCACGTGCAGGCCGACTGGCTGGTGCCGACCGCGCAGCACCTGTTCGATGTGGCCGTGGCGCGCAGCTGGGACGAAGCGCGCGGTGGCTTGTACTACGGTTTCGCACCGGAAACGCGCCGACAGCCGGGCATGGACGGTGCGCCGATCGGTGGCGACAGCTTCGTCTGCGACGACGACAAGTATTTCTGGGTGCAGGCCGAAACGCTGGCCACCGCCGCACTGATGGCCAAGCGCACCGGTGATGACCGCTACTGGCAGTGGTATGAACGCATCTGGGCCTACTCGTGGGAGTACTTCGTCGACCACCAGTACGGTGCCTGGTTCCGCATCCTTGATGCCGACAACCGCAAGTACAGCGACGAGAAGAGCCCGGCCGGCAAGGTGGATTACCACACCATGGGCGCGTGCTACGAAGTGTTGAACGTGCTGCGCTGA
- a CDS encoding methylthioribulose 1-phosphate dehydratase, with the protein MDTTTFPYDTARLGELAQLLIDNVRELAQAGWTPATSSNFSHRLDDRHAAITVSGKDKGRLIEDDIMVVDFDGQAVGRPLRPSAETLLHTQLYRRFPEIGCVLHTHSPVQTIASRLYAPQGHVHLEGYELLKAFAGNSTHEMAIDVPVFANTQDMNVLSKQVDDLLDRQNLWGYLIDGHGLYAWGRDMAEARRHLEAFEFVFHCELELRKLRG; encoded by the coding sequence ATGGACACCACCACCTTCCCCTACGACACCGCCCGCCTGGGCGAACTGGCCCAGCTGCTGATCGACAACGTCCGCGAACTGGCCCAGGCCGGCTGGACCCCGGCCACCAGCAGCAACTTCTCCCACCGCCTGGACGACCGCCACGCCGCGATCACCGTCTCGGGCAAGGACAAGGGCCGCCTGATCGAGGACGACATCATGGTGGTGGACTTCGACGGCCAGGCCGTCGGCCGCCCGTTGCGCCCCTCCGCCGAAACCCTGCTGCACACCCAGCTGTACCGCCGCTTCCCGGAAATCGGCTGCGTACTGCACACCCATTCGCCGGTGCAGACCATTGCCTCGCGCCTGTACGCGCCGCAGGGTCATGTGCACCTGGAAGGCTACGAACTGCTGAAGGCCTTCGCCGGCAACAGCACCCACGAGATGGCCATCGACGTACCGGTGTTCGCCAACACCCAGGACATGAACGTGCTTTCGAAGCAGGTCGATGATCTGCTCGACCGCCAGAACCTGTGGGGCTACCTGATCGACGGCCACGGCCTGTACGCCTGGGGCCGTGACATGGCCGAGGCGCGCCGTCATCTGGAAGCCTTCGAATTCGTGTTCCACTGCGAACTGGAACTGCGCAAGCTGCGCGGCTGA
- the fucP gene encoding L-fucose:H+ symporter permease, translated as MPISATPRPTGSSGNAPAVTNGKALAVVTTIFFMWGFLTCLNDILIPHLKAVFELNYAKAMLVQFTFFGTYFLMSLPAGRLVAALGYKKGIVAGLVIAGIGALGFWPAAELRVYGAFLGALFVLATGITVLQVAANPYVALLGPEQTSSSRLTLAQALNSLGTAIAPIFGGMLILSNTVKSADDIAALPAAEQLAYRAAEAQAVQGPYVGLAVALVLLALFVYLFRLPALSDATEQADQGHHHSYLDALRKRHLLLGVLGIFFYVGAEVSIGSFLVNYLSMPNIGGFSEQEATHYVSAYWTMAMIGRFAGSALLARFSPSRLLAIFALVNVGLLVTTMLTSGNIALYSVVAIGLFNSIMFPTIFALSIERLGPLTNKGSSLLIMAIVGGAVVPYLQGVLADHIGVQASFILPLLCYGYIIFYGLVGARTPASATQGG; from the coding sequence CTCCGCAACGCCCCGTCCAACGGGATCTTCGGGCAACGCACCTGCCGTCACCAACGGCAAGGCGCTGGCCGTGGTCACCACGATCTTCTTCATGTGGGGCTTCCTGACCTGCCTCAATGACATCCTGATCCCGCACTTGAAGGCGGTGTTCGAGCTGAACTACGCCAAGGCGATGCTGGTGCAGTTCACCTTCTTCGGCACCTATTTCCTGATGTCGCTGCCGGCGGGTCGCCTGGTGGCGGCGCTGGGCTACAAGAAGGGCATCGTGGCCGGCCTGGTGATTGCCGGTATCGGTGCGCTGGGCTTCTGGCCGGCGGCCGAGCTGCGCGTGTATGGCGCCTTCCTGGGCGCACTGTTCGTTCTGGCCACCGGCATCACCGTGCTGCAGGTTGCTGCCAATCCCTACGTCGCGCTGCTGGGCCCGGAGCAGACCAGCTCCAGCCGCCTGACCCTGGCGCAGGCGCTGAACTCGCTGGGCACGGCCATCGCCCCGATCTTCGGCGGCATGCTGATCCTGTCCAACACGGTGAAGAGTGCCGATGACATCGCGGCACTGCCGGCCGCCGAACAGCTGGCCTACCGTGCCGCCGAGGCGCAGGCCGTGCAGGGCCCGTACGTGGGGCTGGCCGTTGCGCTGGTGCTGCTGGCGCTGTTCGTATACCTGTTCCGCCTGCCGGCACTGAGCGACGCCACCGAGCAGGCCGACCAGGGCCACCACCACAGCTACCTGGATGCGCTGCGCAAGCGCCACCTGCTGCTGGGTGTGCTGGGCATCTTCTTCTACGTCGGTGCCGAAGTTTCGATCGGCAGCTTCCTGGTCAACTACCTGTCGATGCCCAACATCGGCGGCTTCAGCGAGCAGGAAGCCACGCATTACGTGTCGGCCTACTGGACGATGGCGATGATCGGCCGCTTCGCCGGCTCGGCGCTGCTGGCGCGCTTCTCGCCCAGCCGCCTGCTGGCGATCTTCGCGCTGGTCAACGTGGGGCTGCTGGTCACGACCATGCTGACCTCCGGCAACATCGCGCTGTACTCGGTGGTGGCGATCGGCCTGTTCAATTCGATCATGTTCCCGACCATCTTCGCGCTGAGCATCGAGCGCCTGGGCCCGCTGACCAACAAGGGTTCCAGCCTGCTGATCATGGCCATCGTCGGCGGTGCGGTGGTGCCGTACCTGCAGGGCGTGCTGGCCGACCACATCGGTGTGCAGGCCAGCTTCATCCTGCCGCTGCTGTGCTACGGCTACATCATTTTCTACGGACTGGTCGGCGCACGTACGCCGGCTTCCGCAACGCAGGGAGGCTGA
- a CDS encoding carbohydrate kinase family protein: MGSIVCFGEILIDLLAQPPASADTPRAFLQYAGGAPANVAVAAARLGAKTQFVGMLGRDMFGDFLADSLVEHGVGTDYIVRTDAAKTALAFVALDASGERSFSFYRPPAADLLFRDSDFQAACLDSAQCFHVCSNSLTEPGIAEATFAGMDRARAAGAVVSLDLNLRPALWPANEDPTPRLWQALERADLVKLSREELDYLAAPLGSDGEATVLRRLLAAQARWVIVTDGAATLHWYTRDNHGTVTSFRVATVDTTAAGDAFVGGVLVGLLERGGAGAGFAAFCQDPEAITATLRFGAAVGALAVTRKGAFAAMPLLDEVQQLLQAQDITA; encoded by the coding sequence ATGGGTTCCATCGTTTGCTTCGGCGAAATTTTGATCGATCTACTAGCGCAGCCGCCGGCCTCGGCCGATACGCCGCGGGCGTTCCTGCAGTACGCCGGCGGGGCGCCGGCCAACGTTGCCGTGGCCGCTGCGCGGCTGGGCGCGAAGACCCAGTTCGTCGGCATGCTCGGCCGTGACATGTTCGGTGACTTCCTGGCCGACAGCCTGGTCGAGCACGGCGTGGGCACGGATTACATCGTGCGTACCGATGCGGCGAAGACCGCGCTGGCCTTCGTCGCCCTCGACGCCAGTGGCGAGCGCAGCTTCAGCTTCTACCGCCCGCCGGCCGCCGACCTGCTGTTCCGTGACAGCGATTTCCAGGCCGCCTGCCTCGACAGCGCGCAGTGCTTCCACGTCTGCTCCAACAGCCTGACCGAGCCGGGCATCGCCGAGGCGACCTTTGCCGGCATGGACCGTGCACGTGCGGCCGGCGCGGTGGTCAGCCTCGATCTGAACCTGCGTCCCGCGCTGTGGCCGGCGAACGAGGATCCGACGCCGCGCCTGTGGCAGGCGCTGGAACGCGCCGATCTGGTCAAGCTGTCGCGCGAGGAACTGGACTACCTGGCCGCGCCGCTGGGCAGTGACGGCGAGGCGACGGTGCTGCGGCGCCTGCTGGCCGCGCAGGCGCGCTGGGTCATCGTCACCGACGGTGCGGCCACGCTGCACTGGTACACCCGCGACAACCACGGCACGGTCACCAGTTTCCGCGTGGCCACGGTCGACACCACGGCTGCTGGCGATGCCTTCGTCGGCGGCGTGCTGGTCGGCCTGCTGGAGCGCGGTGGGGCGGGCGCTGGTTTCGCTGCGTTCTGCCAGGACCCGGAGGCGATCACCGCCACGCTGCGTTTCGGCGCCGCCGTGGGGGCGCTGGCTGTTACCCGCAAGGGCGCGTTCGCCGCAATGCCCTTGCTCGATGAAGTGCAGCAGCTGCTGCAGGCACAGGACATTACCGCATGA
- the mtnC gene encoding acireductone synthase produces the protein MQPRVILTDIEGTTSSISFVKNVLFPYARKALPAFVAEHGQQPEVRRWLDAVATEIGGACQDSLVAETLQGWIDQDRKHTALKALQGLIWDEGYRRGDYTAHFYPEVAPVLKGWHAAGLPLYVYSSGSVPAQKLFFGFSDAGDLSPLVSGWFDTEIGGKREADSYRRIVQAIGVPGGEIVFLSDVVEELDAAREAGLQTRLIDRLDDYPMPRIGQAANGHERVENFQQIQL, from the coding sequence ATGCAGCCCCGCGTCATCCTGACCGACATCGAAGGCACCACCAGCAGCATCTCGTTCGTCAAGAACGTGCTGTTCCCCTATGCCCGCAAGGCCTTGCCGGCGTTCGTTGCCGAACATGGCCAGCAGCCGGAGGTCCGCCGCTGGCTGGACGCGGTGGCTACCGAGATCGGTGGCGCCTGCCAGGACAGCCTGGTGGCCGAGACCCTGCAGGGCTGGATCGACCAGGACCGCAAGCACACTGCACTGAAGGCGCTGCAGGGCCTGATCTGGGATGAAGGCTACCGCCGCGGCGACTACACCGCGCACTTCTACCCGGAAGTGGCGCCGGTGCTGAAAGGCTGGCATGCCGCCGGCCTGCCGCTGTACGTGTACTCCTCCGGCTCGGTGCCGGCGCAGAAGCTGTTCTTCGGTTTCAGCGATGCCGGTGACCTCAGCCCGCTGGTGTCGGGCTGGTTCGATACCGAGATCGGCGGCAAGCGCGAGGCCGACAGCTACCGCCGCATCGTGCAGGCGATCGGCGTGCCGGGCGGCGAGATCGTGTTCCTGTCGGATGTGGTGGAGGAATTGGACGCCGCCCGCGAAGCCGGCCTGCAGACCCGCCTGATCGATCGCCTGGACGATTACCCGATGCCGCGCATCGGCCAGGCCGCCAACGGCCACGAGCGGGTCGAGAACTTCCAGCAGATCCAGCTGTAA
- a CDS encoding beta-mannosidase, protein MHRLSLVVRLLLLLIAVCAFPATAAPLQARWEFRMLPGDAQGAAHPGLQQWRAAKVPGSVHTDLLAHALIRDPYVGAPEAELQWIGLAAWEYRARFDVDAATLAKPNAELRFDGLDTYAEVSLNGRPLLSADNAHRTWRARVDGRLRANGNELQIVFRSPIRTLLPGVQAMPHKIAGNYPSPYGDEPKDAMVGNFARKPAYHFGWDWGPRYVTAGVWRWVDLQAWDAHRLTDLAVRTDALSAEQAKLAVLLEMEQGAAAGSAVVNVDVRDPQGRIVAQVQRTVLLKPGQNAVEVPVELVKPQRWWPVGHGAQDRYTVQARLDGGADAALVREQRIGLRTVELRREQDGKGGQGFALVINGVEIFAKGANVIPFDAFPARVDAARLRQVLTAARDANMNMLRNWGGGYYEDDAFFDIADELGLLVWQDFMFGGGMQPGYDPAFRASVVAEARDNVRRLRHHPSIVLWCGNNEEETAWKDWGHGRDLKAADPAFAEKVWQGYVDLFGNDLRQVVGEEGLGVPYWSSSPSNDLDEKANDSTRGDKHYWQVWGNPALPVQAYLRETPRFMSEYGLQAWPSVATVDQIATRAEQRIDSPVIRAHQKFMAGEGNSRLLHYIELGYGTPKDFEDFVYLGQVMQADGIALAALHHRASRPYTMGSLYWQLNDVWPGASWSSVDYFGRWKALHYAARRFFAPVTLAALRDEGSTRVRLINDGAAADAHWRLRVMDVDGKVLRRREDAVTLTAAGVTSIGDFRDAELLAGADPKRTVAVFELLQNGAVSARQIVGFVEAKDQVLPRQKLKATLSIEGDHYRLRLESAAYVRATWIDFGALDVQVEDNLLDLLPGEIRDIAVRGPVDLTTLREAMKLKTLNDR, encoded by the coding sequence GTGCATCGTCTTTCCCTCGTTGTCCGTCTGCTCCTGCTGCTGATCGCAGTCTGCGCCTTCCCGGCAACTGCAGCCCCGCTGCAGGCGCGATGGGAATTCCGCATGCTGCCCGGCGATGCGCAGGGCGCCGCCCACCCGGGCCTGCAGCAGTGGCGTGCGGCGAAGGTGCCGGGCAGCGTGCACACCGACCTGCTCGCCCACGCGCTGATCCGCGATCCGTACGTCGGTGCGCCTGAGGCAGAGCTGCAATGGATCGGGCTGGCTGCCTGGGAATACCGCGCCCGCTTCGACGTGGATGCGGCGACACTGGCCAAGCCCAATGCCGAGCTGCGCTTCGACGGGCTGGATACCTATGCCGAAGTCAGCCTCAACGGCAGGCCGCTGCTGAGCGCGGACAACGCGCACCGCACCTGGCGTGCGCGCGTGGACGGGCGCCTGCGCGCGAATGGCAATGAACTGCAGATCGTGTTCCGTTCACCAATCCGCACACTGCTTCCCGGTGTACAGGCGATGCCGCACAAGATCGCCGGCAACTATCCTTCGCCCTATGGCGATGAGCCCAAGGACGCGATGGTCGGCAACTTCGCGCGCAAGCCGGCCTATCACTTCGGCTGGGACTGGGGCCCGCGCTATGTCACCGCCGGCGTGTGGCGCTGGGTCGACCTGCAGGCCTGGGATGCGCACCGCCTGACCGATCTTGCCGTGCGTACCGATGCATTGAGCGCGGAGCAGGCGAAGCTGGCCGTGCTGCTGGAGATGGAGCAGGGCGCGGCGGCCGGTTCTGCGGTGGTGAATGTCGATGTGCGCGATCCGCAGGGTCGCATCGTGGCCCAGGTGCAGCGCACGGTGCTGCTGAAGCCCGGCCAGAACGCCGTCGAAGTACCGGTCGAACTGGTCAAGCCGCAGCGCTGGTGGCCGGTCGGCCACGGTGCACAGGACCGCTACACCGTGCAGGCCCGCCTGGACGGTGGCGCCGATGCAGCGCTGGTGCGCGAGCAGCGCATCGGCCTGCGCACGGTTGAACTGCGCCGCGAGCAAGACGGCAAGGGCGGGCAGGGCTTCGCTTTGGTCATCAACGGCGTGGAGATCTTCGCAAAGGGCGCCAACGTCATTCCGTTCGATGCCTTCCCCGCACGGGTCGACGCCGCGCGCCTGCGCCAGGTGCTGACCGCCGCACGCGACGCCAACATGAACATGCTGCGCAACTGGGGGGGCGGCTACTACGAGGACGATGCCTTCTTCGACATCGCCGACGAACTGGGCCTGCTGGTCTGGCAGGACTTCATGTTCGGTGGTGGCATGCAGCCGGGCTACGATCCGGCCTTCCGTGCCAGCGTGGTGGCCGAGGCACGCGACAATGTGCGCCGGCTGCGCCATCACCCCAGCATCGTGCTGTGGTGTGGCAACAACGAGGAAGAAACCGCCTGGAAGGACTGGGGCCACGGCCGCGACCTGAAGGCGGCCGACCCGGCGTTTGCCGAGAAGGTCTGGCAGGGCTATGTCGACCTGTTCGGCAATGACCTGCGCCAGGTAGTGGGTGAGGAGGGGCTGGGCGTGCCGTACTGGTCCAGCTCGCCCAGTAACGACCTGGACGAAAAGGCGAACGACTCGACCCGTGGCGACAAGCACTACTGGCAGGTCTGGGGCAATCCGGCGCTGCCGGTGCAGGCTTACCTGCGCGAGACGCCGCGCTTCATGTCCGAGTACGGCCTGCAGGCATGGCCGTCGGTGGCCACCGTGGACCAGATTGCCACCCGCGCCGAGCAGCGCATCGACAGCCCGGTGATCCGCGCGCACCAGAAATTCATGGCCGGCGAGGGCAACAGCCGCCTGCTGCACTACATCGAACTGGGCTATGGCACGCCGAAGGACTTCGAGGACTTCGTCTACCTCGGCCAGGTGATGCAGGCCGATGGCATCGCGCTGGCCGCGCTGCACCATCGCGCCTCGCGGCCGTACACGATGGGCTCGCTGTACTGGCAGCTCAACGACGTCTGGCCGGGTGCTTCATGGTCCAGCGTGGACTACTTCGGTCGCTGGAAGGCGCTGCACTACGCCGCGCGGCGCTTCTTCGCGCCGGTCACGCTGGCGGCATTGCGTGATGAGGGCAGTACGCGGGTGCGCCTGATCAATGATGGCGCTGCCGCAGATGCACATTGGCGGCTGCGGGTGATGGATGTGGATGGCAAGGTGCTGCGTCGTCGCGAGGACGCGGTGACGTTGACGGCGGCGGGCGTCACCTCGATCGGTGATTTCCGCGATGCCGAGCTGCTGGCCGGTGCCGATCCGAAGCGCACGGTGGCCGTGTTCGAGCTGCTGCAGAACGGGGCGGTCAGTGCCCGCCAGATCGTCGGATTCGTCGAAGCCAAGGACCAGGTGTTGCCGCGGCAGAAGCTGAAGGCCACCTTGTCCATCGAAGGCGATCACTACCGTCTGCGCCTGGAAAGCGCGGCTTACGTGCGCGCGACGTGGATCGATTTCGGCGCGCTGGATGTGCAGGTCGAAGACAACCTGCTGGATCTGCTGCCGGGCGAAATCCGCGATATCGCGGTGCGTGGCCCGGTGGACCTGACGACCCTGCGCGAAGCAATGAAGCTGAAGACCCTCAACGATCGTTGA